The following are encoded in a window of Providencia rettgeri genomic DNA:
- a CDS encoding IclR family transcriptional regulator, translated as MSTGHMPTIRVLEVLQVLAAENTGLSLTQLSDKTGILKGTIYPILKTLVEHRYINYDDNSQLYYLGIACSILSRVFFEKSYWLKMIHREMRLIVEQCNEVCQMGILDGADVLYIDKVQSAQKVQLVSSIGTRLPAIYSALGKAMISNYSDERISQLYPSGFTPLTQYSVQTLSQLRKQLNAVKENGYAVDNKEINEETICYAVALRQRNKIIAAISVSIPTFRGNDEKIAQVIETLLTSRERIEQELNTLDNIEFYK; from the coding sequence ATGTCTACGGGGCACATGCCGACAATTCGTGTTTTAGAGGTACTTCAAGTATTAGCAGCTGAAAATACGGGCCTGTCCTTGACACAACTTTCTGATAAAACAGGCATTCTAAAGGGGACTATTTACCCTATTCTAAAAACGTTGGTTGAACATCGTTATATTAATTACGATGATAACAGCCAGCTATACTACCTTGGTATCGCCTGCTCGATTCTTTCTCGCGTTTTCTTTGAAAAATCTTATTGGCTGAAAATGATCCACCGCGAGATGAGGCTGATTGTCGAGCAGTGTAATGAAGTGTGCCAAATGGGCATTTTAGATGGTGCCGATGTACTGTATATCGATAAAGTACAATCTGCGCAAAAAGTCCAATTAGTGTCTAGTATCGGCACTCGCCTGCCTGCTATTTATTCTGCATTAGGTAAGGCAATGATTTCTAACTACAGTGATGAACGAATTTCCCAGCTTTACCCCTCTGGTTTCACACCACTGACGCAATATAGCGTGCAAACCTTGTCACAGTTACGTAAGCAATTAAATGCCGTAAAAGAAAATGGCTATGCCGTTGATAATAAAGAAATCAATGAAGAAACCATTTGTTATGCTGTTGCACTGCGGCAACGAAATAAAATTATTGCTGCTATTAGTGTGTCTATTCCAACCTTCCGTGGCAATGATGAAAAAATTGCTCAAGTCATCGAAACCTTGTTAACCAGCCGCGAACGCATTGAACAAGAACTCAACACACTCGATAATATTGAATTTTATAAATAA
- the focA gene encoding formate transporter FocA, producing MKADNPFNLLPPAVMAQVADDAGFYKANKHPAITYLSAFTAGIFISIAFVFYITATTGAVDAPYGFTKLIGGICFSLGLMLVVVCGADLFTSTVLTIVSKATGKITWGQMFRNWFNVYIGNLIGALFFVAIIWFAGQYTAANGQWGLNVLQTTSHKLHHTFVEAVALGILANLMVCLAVWMSYAGRSLTDKLVVLILPVAMFVASGFEHSIANMFMIPLGIMIKEFAPAEYWAQINMAPEQFSHLTIGNFMTDNLIPVTIGNIIGGALLVGLVYWFMHLRSGKTH from the coding sequence ATGAAAGCTGACAACCCTTTTAATTTATTGCCACCTGCTGTAATGGCGCAAGTCGCAGATGATGCTGGCTTTTATAAAGCGAACAAACATCCTGCAATTACTTACTTGTCAGCATTCACTGCCGGTATTTTTATCTCTATTGCTTTTGTTTTCTATATTACTGCAACAACTGGGGCTGTTGACGCACCGTATGGCTTTACTAAACTGATTGGCGGGATCTGTTTTTCACTCGGTTTAATGTTAGTCGTTGTTTGTGGTGCAGACCTTTTCACTTCCACTGTCTTAACTATTGTTTCTAAAGCCACAGGTAAAATTACTTGGGGACAAATGTTCCGCAACTGGTTCAATGTTTATATTGGCAACTTAATTGGTGCACTGTTCTTTGTCGCTATCATTTGGTTTGCTGGGCAATACACTGCCGCTAATGGCCAATGGGGCTTAAATGTTTTACAAACAACCAGTCATAAATTGCACCATACATTTGTTGAAGCGGTTGCACTCGGAATTTTAGCAAACTTAATGGTTTGTCTGGCCGTTTGGATGAGCTACGCAGGTCGCAGTTTAACCGATAAACTGGTTGTTTTAATTCTGCCTGTTGCGATGTTTGTTGCTAGTGGGTTTGAGCATAGCATCGCAAACATGTTTATGATCCCACTAGGAATTATGATTAAAGAATTCGCTCCAGCTGAATATTGGGCACAAATCAATATGGCACCTGAGCAGTTTTCACACTTAACGATTGGAAATTTTATGACAGATAACTTAATTCCAGTCACTATCGGAAATATTATTGGCGGCGCTCTTTTAGTCGGCCTCGTCTATTGGTTTATGCATTTACGCAGTGGCAAAACACACTAG
- the pflB gene encoding formate C-acetyltransferase yields MSELNEKFALAWQGFNQGDWQKNVNVRDFIQKNYTPYEGDESFLAGSTPATDKLWEKVMEGIKIENRTHAPVDFDTDVASTITSHDAGYINKELETIVGLQTDAPLKRGLIPFGGIKMVEGSCKAYDRTLDPSLKKIFTDYRKTHNQGVFDVYTPDILKCRKSGILTGLPDAYGRGRIIGDYRRVALYGIDFLMKDKFNQFTSLQERLEKGEDLQMTIQLREEIAEQHRALGQMKEMAAKYGYDISGPATNAQEAVQWTYFGYLAAVKSQNGAAMSFGRVSTFLDVYIQRDLDAGKITEEQAQELIDHLVMKLRMVRFLRTPEYDELFSGDPIWATESLAGMGLDGRTMVTKNTFRFLNTLYTMGPSPEPNMTILWSEKLPMNFKKFAAKVSIDTSSVQYENDDLMRPDFNNDDYAIACCVSPMIVGKQMQFFGARANLAKTMLYTINGGVDEKLKMQVGPKHAPIMDEVLDFDTVMEKMDHFMDWLATQYVTALNIIHYMHDKYSYEASLMALHDRDVYRTMACGIAGLSVAADSLSAIKYAKVKPIRDEDGIAIDFEIEGEYPQFGNNDSRVDDIACDLVERFMKKIQKLHTYRNAVPTQSILTITSNVVYGKKTGNTPDGRRAGAPFGPGANPMHGRDQKGAVASLTSVAKLPFAYAKDGISYTFSIVPNALGKDDDVRKTNLAGLMDGYFHHEASIEGGQHLNVNVMNREMLLDAMENPEKYPQLTIRVSGYAVRFNSLTKEQQQDVITRTFTSSM; encoded by the coding sequence ATGTCCGAATTAAATGAAAAATTCGCTTTAGCATGGCAAGGTTTTAACCAAGGAGACTGGCAGAAAAACGTCAACGTACGTGACTTCATCCAGAAAAACTACACTCCATATGAAGGTGATGAATCTTTCTTAGCAGGCTCTACTCCAGCAACTGATAAGCTGTGGGAAAAAGTCATGGAAGGGATCAAAATCGAAAACCGCACTCACGCGCCAGTTGATTTTGATACAGACGTTGCGTCAACAATCACTTCCCATGATGCTGGCTACATTAACAAAGAATTAGAAACTATCGTTGGTTTACAAACTGACGCACCTCTGAAACGTGGTCTTATCCCGTTCGGTGGTATCAAAATGGTTGAAGGTTCATGTAAAGCTTACGATCGTACTTTAGATCCAAGCCTGAAAAAAATCTTCACAGACTACCGTAAAACTCACAACCAAGGTGTTTTCGATGTTTATACTCCAGACATCTTAAAATGCCGTAAATCAGGTATCTTAACCGGTTTACCAGATGCTTATGGTCGTGGTCGTATCATCGGTGACTACCGTCGCGTTGCGCTGTACGGTATTGATTTCCTGATGAAAGATAAATTCAACCAATTCACCTCTCTGCAAGAAAGATTAGAGAAAGGTGAAGACTTGCAAATGACTATCCAACTGCGCGAAGAAATTGCTGAACAGCACCGTGCACTGGGTCAAATGAAAGAGATGGCAGCTAAATATGGCTACGACATCTCTGGTCCTGCAACTAACGCGCAAGAAGCTGTTCAATGGACTTACTTCGGTTACTTAGCCGCAGTTAAATCTCAAAACGGTGCAGCGATGTCATTTGGTCGTGTATCTACGTTCTTAGACGTGTACATCCAACGTGACTTAGACGCAGGTAAAATCACAGAAGAACAAGCGCAAGAACTGATTGACCACTTAGTCATGAAACTGCGTATGGTTCGTTTCTTACGTACGCCTGAATACGATGAGCTGTTCTCTGGTGACCCAATCTGGGCAACAGAATCACTGGCAGGTATGGGTCTTGATGGCCGTACTATGGTGACTAAAAACACCTTCCGTTTCCTGAACACACTGTATACCATGGGCCCATCTCCAGAGCCTAACATGACTATCCTGTGGTCAGAAAAACTGCCAATGAATTTCAAAAAATTCGCAGCGAAAGTCTCTATCGATACTTCATCAGTTCAGTATGAAAATGACGACTTGATGCGTCCTGACTTCAACAATGATGACTATGCAATCGCTTGTTGCGTTAGCCCAATGATTGTTGGTAAACAAATGCAGTTCTTCGGTGCTCGTGCTAACTTAGCGAAAACGATGCTGTATACCATCAACGGTGGTGTAGACGAAAAACTGAAAATGCAAGTCGGTCCTAAACACGCGCCAATCATGGACGAAGTGCTTGATTTCGATACCGTGATGGAGAAAATGGACCACTTTATGGATTGGTTAGCGACTCAATATGTCACTGCGCTGAACATCATCCACTATATGCACGACAAATACAGCTATGAAGCATCGCTGATGGCTCTGCATGACCGTGATGTTTACCGTACAATGGCATGTGGTATTGCAGGTCTATCTGTTGCTGCTGACTCACTGTCTGCTATCAAATATGCAAAAGTTAAACCTATCCGTGACGAAGATGGCATTGCTATCGACTTCGAAATCGAAGGTGAATACCCACAATTTGGTAACAACGACTCCCGTGTTGATGACATCGCTTGCGACTTAGTTGAACGTTTTATGAAGAAAATTCAGAAACTGCACACTTACCGTAACGCGGTGCCAACACAGTCAATTCTGACCATCACATCAAACGTAGTGTATGGTAAGAAAACAGGTAACACACCAGATGGTCGTCGTGCTGGTGCACCATTCGGACCAGGTGCAAACCCAATGCATGGTCGTGACCAAAAAGGTGCCGTGGCATCTCTGACATCTGTTGCTAAACTGCCATTTGCTTACGCAAAAGACGGTATTTCTTATACCTTCTCTATCGTACCAAATGCATTAGGTAAAGATGATGATGTCCGTAAAACGAACTTAGCGGGTCTGATGGATGGTTACTTCCACCATGAAGCATCTATCGAAGGCGGTCAGCACTTGAACGTTAACGTTATGAACCGTGAAATGCTGTTAGATG